A window of the Campylobacter massiliensis genome harbors these coding sequences:
- a CDS encoding ribose-phosphate pyrophosphokinase, with protein sequence MRGYKIFSGTANPAFSKKISHYLSLPLSEATIKRFSDGEISVQIGESVRGKDIFIVQPTCAPANVNLMELLILTDALKRSSASSITAVVPYFGYARQDRKAAPRVPITAKLVANMMQTAGIDRVVTIDLHAGQIQGFFDIPVDNLYGSIIFNDHVKNKNLKNPIIASPDIGGVARARSVAKALNLDIVIVDKRREKANESEVMNVIGDVAGKDVILVDDMIDTGGTIVKAAKVFKERGATSVMACCTHAVLSGKAYENLADSALDELVVTDTIPLREENEKIKVLSVAPIFGEVIRRVYHNESVNSLFD encoded by the coding sequence ATGAGAGGTTACAAAATCTTTTCGGGTACCGCAAATCCGGCGTTTTCAAAGAAAATTTCGCATTATTTATCGCTTCCGCTCAGCGAAGCCACGATCAAGCGCTTTAGCGACGGCGAGATCAGCGTGCAGATCGGCGAGAGCGTACGCGGCAAGGATATTTTCATCGTCCAGCCTACGTGCGCGCCGGCAAACGTAAATTTGATGGAACTTTTGATCCTAACCGACGCACTTAAGCGCAGCTCGGCTAGCTCAATAACGGCGGTGGTTCCGTATTTCGGCTATGCGCGCCAAGACCGCAAAGCCGCTCCTCGCGTGCCTATCACGGCAAAACTCGTGGCAAATATGATGCAAACGGCGGGCATCGACCGCGTCGTCACGATCGACCTTCATGCGGGCCAAATTCAGGGCTTTTTCGACATCCCGGTCGATAACCTCTACGGCTCGATCATCTTTAACGACCACGTCAAAAATAAAAATCTCAAAAATCCTATCATCGCTAGCCCCGATATCGGCGGCGTCGCGCGCGCTAGAAGCGTCGCAAAAGCCCTAAATCTCGATATCGTCATCGTCGATAAACGCCGCGAAAAAGCTAACGAGAGCGAAGTAATGAACGTAATCGGCGACGTGGCGGGCAAGGACGTGATCTTGGTCGATGATATGATCGATACGGGCGGCACGATAGTAAAGGCGGCAAAGGTCTTTAAAGAGCGCGGCGCAACCTCGGTGATGGCGTGCTGCACGCATGCGGTGCTTTCTGGCAAAGCCTACGAAAACCTCGCTGATAGCGCGCTAGACGAGCTAGTGGTGACAGACACGATACCGCTTCGCGAAGAAAACGAGAAGATAAAAGTTC